From the Candidatus Delongbacteria bacterium genome, the window GGTGGATTAGGTGAAGGACTTAACAATTTTTGGATAAATGTTGAGACATCAAAAGTAATTGCGATTACTCTTGGTCTGATTATTATAACAACAATAAATGTAAAAATCGTAAACAGAATACTAATTTTTTTCCTTGGAAAATATCAATGGTAAAAATAAATAACTTGAAATACATTGTTGGAGATTTTACTATTATCGAAAGTGTAAGTTTGGATATCGAAGAAAAATCAATTTACGTATTTCATGGACCTTCAGGTTGTGGTAAAACTACCTTATTGAAACTGATTGCTGGCTTATTGGATGCCAGTGATGGTGAGATAACCAGACAATCAGATGCTGGATACATGTTCCAGGAAAACACTGTTTTCAAATGGCTAAGCGTTAAAGACAATATAACCTTTGTAAACGATAGTTTTTCCGAAGAGGATTATAAAGAGCTCTTGAAAACTTTGGAAATAGAAGAACTTGTAGACAGATCTATTTGTGATTTAAGTGGTGGTCAAAAGCAAAGAATTTCTTTGGCTAGAACTCTCCTCTATAACAAAAATTTACTTTTACTCGATGAACCATTTAGCAGTTTAGACAAGCAATTAAAAACGAGATTGATTCCAAAACTGAATGAATATATAAAGAAAAAAGGGAAAACTTTGATCTTTATTACCCATGATACTATGGAAGCTGAATTAATCG encodes:
- a CDS encoding ATP-binding cassette domain-containing protein, coding for MVKINNLKYIVGDFTIIESVSLDIEEKSIYVFHGPSGCGKTTLLKLIAGLLDASDGEITRQSDAGYMFQENTVFKWLSVKDNITFVNDSFSEEDYKELLKTLEIEELVDRSICDLSGGQKQRISLARTLLYNKNLLLLDEPFSSLDKQLKTRLIPKLNEYIKKKGKTLIFITHDTMEAELIDCEIVQFERFPLKYGV